The Armigeres subalbatus isolate Guangzhou_Male unplaced genomic scaffold, GZ_Asu_2 Contig848, whole genome shotgun sequence sequence GGAGAAAATATTCTGCCATAGAGGCCACTTCTAATCAATGAGTGCAAGATATTCCACCGCTCACACCATGTCCTATATTAGAAAAACTTATACGAATTCGTAGCAAAACTAACACAAAATAATCTTTACTCGATCAAAATAGAATAGATTGATGAATCCATTTGCCATGATTATCTAAACGATCAGTTTACGCAGCTCTGGGTTTTCATCACAGGCTTGTAGGGAAGAAACAAGGTTttacgaaataaatgtcttctaAAACATATGCCATAGGCACAAACCATCAGCTGGGGCTCTTCTTCCTCAATTATACGACATCAACAGGATTTTAACCATTTGGTTTTCGTTTTGCGCATTCATTTTTTACATTAGATTTAAAATAACACATAAGAACTTAAATCGTGTAATACGTCTCTGGCGGTTAAGATGACGTGTAATGATGAAAATGTCAGTCAGTGAACCAGGAGCAGATGTTGTTGTTTTTACTATGTACACGGTAAAATATATACCGTAAGTTAGCATAGtgtttttaaaaacaataaGTAGTGTTATTTTCAACGATCTTTAGTATTTATTTGTTGACAACACtagaatttgttatttttactacAGCAACCATGGGTTGAATTCTACTATACGCTTTGTATCAGTGTATATAAGaatttgttcacagttgatttgacagatcttagggccatttctgctggcgacgattttggcgtcaatGTTCCTGCCGGAAAGATCTTCTACAAAGAAGTCTCccgtgatatctctgagacaaaaaaatgAGTCTCTAGATTTTTTTCTACGATGTCTAGAACCTGTCAGACTCCTCAAATCCGTCCTCGAATGCAACAACCGCCCAATTTCGGAAAGAGTATCGAGTAGCGAACAAAAATCTACCTCATTATGACACAAACCACACTTTAGTAAAGATTCTAAATTCACCTTTGGGCTTCGAACTATGTCCTTCGACTATACTCGCGAAATGTAAAAAAGTGtgtatgtttgttttccttttgtcGCCATCTTTTTTCGTCAGATATTCTGCATGAGGCTGTtacaaattatttgaatttccatctCTCGGGTCTATAAACTCAAGGCCAAAGTGGATTTAGTTTCAAAAAAGGCAGGACAAAAAAATCCAGCATTAGCAAAACCAGCAGACATGAGAAAAGAAAACtaattttccttttttattttttttattttcaggtTATTTCCGGATGGAAAATGGTGGCGCTACCAAAGAATTTGCTTTTCTCCTAATGCGGGTAAGTTTTAACAAAGGGGGGTCGTGAATGCAACGCCGATAAACTGCtggattgaaattgattttaatatgttATTTTGTTTTTCACCCCAATCTCTGCCGGTATAACAGCAGCGATAACCCGGTACAAGAAGGGTCCGTGCCATCTCTCTGGCACTCCGTCGGAGAAAAAAGTGATCCAGACTATTTTACGTGTTCCTTCCATTGTCGTTGGTGTGTCGAGCTTATGGAGGAGGGTATGTAGATTCTATATTTTGTAGATTATATTACCTACCGTATTttgatctgatgtattttgatgtTTACTTCTCCAGGTTACGAATACCAGTTGGAGAAGCTAACAGTCCGTGTAAGCGATCAATTATCCGGTGCGGAGAAAAGGACATCCGGGGCCCCACCCACTCTAGTCACTACCAGTTCATAACCTGCGTTTGTTTGGTGCCTCCAGTGGTTCGAGGTGTGCTAAAGCAAGAAGATTTCTAAATTTGTTGCCTGGATAGAGTGATGACTATTCAAGTTGCTTGGTTGGTTTCAGGTTTTTGCACAACTAAATTTTCTGAAGCCGTAGAAGATGTGCCCGTTAAAGATCCGGAGAGTATAGAGGCTGGTTCTAACGGTGGACACCCATCAACTGAACTCGTTGGAAAGTAAGATAATTATTGCTAGTTTTTTCTTCAGAAAGGAGTTTCCAAtaaaattgctttgtttttacaGTTTTACGTCAATAGCCACGGAATAACTGATACACACCCCAGTCCTCAGCGGAAGAGGGATTAAAAGACGATTTCCTATATGATTAAAAGTATAACTACATGCTTTGGATGCTAGTTTGTCAGACTAAAGTTTTCActtctgtcataagacgagtttcgACAATAACCCATTTAAGCTTCcatttaagtcgagtcaagtacgagacactgaatgaAGTTTGAAAGTGACGCAATACAACGAttgaacggcgacggaaacggaaaatctGACAGgtaaaatatatgggctaatcTGCTCAAATTTGCTgcttccgtcgccgttccgttcgATATATGCGTTTGAggctttactgttgaggtcagaaatacgtatctgctcaaggtacaattaagtgtggtggaattcaaatgggattgtactgAAACTCTCGCCTTTGCATGACAAGTAAAAGACATTCCACcaaaagaagctcaaaataatgttcttaaccaaagttttgttttgtttggctTTCAGATTTCGTCGTTATTCAGCCGGGTGTGGAGGATCTCTTCCTGATGGTCATCAAAGATACAGTCCTGGATCATAATCCGGAAGCAGATACCTTTATCTCCGGGGCAGCGGCGTTTTTCGATAGCCAAGATAAGTTGGTTGGTGACTAGTGCTGGACAACGCTTTTATTTCAACTTACATGATGCTGGGTGTAGCGGCGTTTGGCGGATGGCGTTTCCAGTGTGACAGGGGGCATGAGGCCACTTGGAAGCGGTTGGAAGCGCCACTTGGGCTTGGAAGAAGGTGCGGTTTTGTTCCTCCGGATGGAGGGGCTGGACCATCGCCGCTTCCAGTTCGGTGGCGCTCGAAGGTTCAGTCTTTGGCGGCGCGGCATCATACGATGAACAATTCCGGTGGTGCCCTATAAATGGGTATTGCCGCGCTGGTCAAATCCAAGGGGCCCTTCATCGGTTAATCCGGTTAGGCACTCGAGTGTCGGGCAACCAAAAACAAGGCCGCCAGGTAAGCTTTCAGGTATCCCTAACCCCATTTATTCATTTGTCTTTTAGGTTTTCGTGAAGTATTTTGAGATGCTGATGCTGACTCCAAAGAATTCCGGAAGAAGTCCTTAAAGGACTCCAAAATCGATTCCTCAAAGTATTCCAAAAAGATCCAAAACCGGAATACTTGAATACAAAAGCAATCCCTAAAAGATTCCAAAAAAATGCCTGAAGTATTCCAGTAGAATTTCCAAGGATTCCAAAAAGAAATTCCTCAGataaatcctggaaaggattccaaaaGGGTCCTAGATAAATCCCAGTTCCAAAAGTATACACTTAGGAGGTTTCCAAAAAGAACTCCTTAGTAGATTCTGGAAATTGAATTCCTTAAATATCCTTAAACAGGAATCGCTAGAAGATTCCGAAGTGGTCCTGAagatttccaaaaatattccaatcgatttttttcaattccgcTGGATTCCAGAAGAAATCCCACCAGATTCTCAAGAGAAATCCCTACAGAGATTCAAGAAGTGGTTCCACACATGGATTCCAAAATGAAATCACTGGTGGATGCCAAAAGCAATCCCCTGCTGGAGCTCTGGAAGGAATCCTACTGGATTCCAGCAAGTATTCCACTAGATTTCAAAAAGGAAACCCTACTGGATTCAAGTAGTAATTTGCAccagattccaggaggaatcacCGCTTGATTTCAGTAGAAGGAAACCCCCGCTACATTTTTAAATCGAACTTCACtgatttccagaaggaactctCACAATCTCCGCTGCTTTTTAGAATGAATGCCTACTGAATTCAAAAGTTACTACCCACtgtattccagaagaaattcttgcTGAATACCAGAAAATTCCCATTGGATTACAGATGGAAATCTCAACTAGATTCCAGAAAGAAATATTCACTCTTTCTTTTCTGAAGTTGAGATTAGTCCGTGGATTGATGCTGCTATTTACTACCGCCTTCTACaggtatttccgaaggattttcatcGCGAGGCGGGAATCTGGACCATCCtagtatttttaaaaatctggACGCTTCCGGCATTCCGACTATTCCAGTCGACGACAGGAGCTAGAGTGGTAGAGTACCTATAGggtttttacatttttactcTCGATTTTTATCAGCTGAtgttttttttagaagaaagtgCAAATAAAATCCTGGGCTTTAAAGTGAATGAAAATTTAATGCTTTTGATTTGGAAATGACATtccaagaaaaaagaagaagaagagggaaAAGCTAAATTTAGGTACCCACATCTATGAGATATCTAGAAGCACCATGGTATTCGTGTCTAGAATATATCGAGAAAACATCTAGAAGCCAAATCCTTACCGGTTCAGATTTGAGGTAGAatttgtctcagagatatctagaagaaatttccaaacggGTACCCATGTTCAGGAGATATCTCTGCGTCTTCTAAGAGAACCGATATGTCAAATCCTTTCCGGTTCAAACGGTTTACTCTGTCTAAAATTTGAGGTAGATACCGGTTGAAACGGTTGTTGCATTCgaggcggatttgaggtctgGACAGGTTCTAGACATCGTAGAAAAAAATCTAGGAGACTCattttttgtctcagagatatcacggAGACTTCTAGAAGATCTTTCCGAGCGGGCGTTTCAACCGGTATCTACCTCAAATTTTAGACGAGTAAACCGTTTGAACCGGAAAGGATTTGACATATCGGTTCTCTTAGAAGACGCAGAGATATCTCCTAGACATGGGTACccgtttggaaatttcttctagatatctctgagacaaatTCTACCTCAAAGCTGAACCGGGAAGGATTTGGCTTCTAGATGTTTTCGTGATATATTCGGGAAACGAAGACCATGGTGGTTCTATATATCTCATAGTTGTGCGTATCTAAAGTTAGcttttcctcttcttcttctttttcttggaATGTCATTTccaaatcaaaacattaaattttcattcattttaaAGTAGGATTTTATTTGCACTTTCTAAAAAAACATCAGCTgataaaatcgataaaatgtaaacCCTATAGGTACCTACCACTCTAGCCCTGTCGTCGACTGGAATAGTCGGGATGCCGGAAGCGTCCAGATTTTAAAAATACTAGGATGGTCCAGATTCCTGCCTGCGATaatccttcggaaatacctGTAGAAGGCGGTAGTAAACAGCAACATCAATCCACGGACTAACTTCAACTTCAGAAAGAAAGAGTGAATATTTCTTCTGAATCTAGTGAGATTTCCATCTGTAATCCAATGGGAATTTTTCTGGTATTCAgcaagaatttcttctgaatataGTGGGTAGTACTTTTTGAATTCAGTAGGCATTCATCTCTAAAAAGCAGTGAGAGATTTGTGAGTTCCTTCCTGAAATCGCGGGgattcatttaaaaatgtagCGGGGTTTCCTTCTGAAATCAAGCGgtgattcctcctggaatctggTGGAAATTATTACTTGAATCCAGTAGGGTTTCCTTTTGAAATCTAGTGGAATACTTGCTGGAATCCAgtagggattccttcaggaagccATGATTCCTTTGGCATCCACCGgtgatttcttttggaatctaTTGGGAACCACTTCTTGAATCCTGTAGGGATTCCTCTTGAGATCTAGTGGGATTTCTTCTGAATCCAgcggaattgaaaaaaatcgactggaatattttttggaaatctTCAGCGATTACTTCGGAATCTTCTAGCGATTCCTGTTGGGATATTTTAGGATTCATTTCAGAATCTACTAGGATTCTTTTGGAAACCTCTAGGTATACTTttgaatccttttgggatttatctaggaatttcttttggaatccttTGAAATTCTACTGAATACTTCAGGCATTTTTGGAATCTTTTAGGGATTGTTTTTGTATTCAAGTATTCTGTTTTGGATCTTTTGGAATACTTTAGGAATCGATTTTGGAGTCCTTTAAGGACTTCTTCCGGAATTCTTTGGAGTCAGCATCAGCATCTCAAAATACTTCACGAAACCTAAAAAGACAAATGAATAAATGGGGTTAGACAAGCTTACCTGGCGGCCTTGTTTTGGTTGTTGCCGACACTCGATGCCCTAACTGGATTAACTGATGAAGGGCCCCTTGGTTGACTGGCGCGGCAATACCCATAGGGCACCACCGGAATTGTTCATCGTGATGCCGCGCCGCCAAAGGAACTCGAGCGCCACCGAACTAAGCGGCGATGGTCCAACCCCTCCATCCGGAGGAACAAAACCGCACTTCTTCCAAGCCCAAGTGGCCTTCCAAGCCCAAGTGGCCTCATGCCCCCTGTCACACTGGAAACGCCATCCGCAAACGCCGCTACACCCATCATGTAGTTGAAATAAAACGTTGTCAGCACTAGTCACCAACCAACTTATCTTGGCTATCGAAAAACGCCGTCCCCGATAAGGCATCTGCTTCGGATTATGATCCAGGACTGTATCTTGATGACCATCAGGAAGGATCCTCCACACCCGGCTGAATAACGACGAAATctgaaataaacaaaacaaaactttggttAAGAACattatattaagctcttttagtggaatgttttacTTGAAATATAGTagcgagtttgtacaatcccatttaattccaccacttaattgtaccttgacagatacgtatttcgactcaaTAGTAGCCCCAACGTATAATGatcggcgacggaaacggcaaatttgacagttagcccatatattttctgtcagattttccgtttccgtcgccgttccgttgtattgcgtttggggcttaaggccgtcttcagtgtctcgtacttgactcgacttaaatgggcttaaatgggattgtacaaactcgtcttatgacaagtgaaaacttTAGTCACAAACTAGCATCCAAAGCATGTAAGTTATACTTTTAATCATATAGGAAATCGTCTTTTAATCCTCTCCCGTGAGGACTGGGTGTGTATTCAGTTATTCCGTGGCTATTGACGTAAAACtgtaaaaacaaagcaattttaTTGAAACTCCTTTCGAAGAAAAACTACAATAATTATCTTACTTTCAACGAGTTCGGGATGGTGTCCACCGTTAGAACCGCCTATACTCTCCGGATCTTTAACGGGCACATCTTCCGGCTCAATTTAGTGTGAAACCTGAAACCAACAAGCAACTTAATAGTCATCACTCATCAGGCAACAAATTTAGAAATCTTCTACCTTTACTAACCAACCACTGAGGCACCGACACTGGTTATGAACTGAGTGACTAGGTGGCCCCGGATGTCCTTTTCTCCGCGGATAATTGATCGCTTACACGGACTGTTGCTTCTCCAACTGGTATTCGTAACCTGGAGAAGTAAACATCAAAATACATCGATCAAAATACAGTAGGTAATATAATCTACAAAATATAGAATCTACATACCTCCTCCATAAGCTCGACACACCAACGACAATGAAGGAACACGTAAAATAGTCTGGATCCTTTTTCTCCGACGGAGTGCCAGAGATGGCACGGACCCTTCTTGTACCGGTTATCGCTGCTGTTATACCCAAGATGGGGTGAAAAACAAAATaacatattaaaatcaatttcaatccaGCAGTTTTATGCTGCTTCACGACCCCCCCTTTGTTAAAACTTACCCGCATAGGAGAAAAGCAAATTCTTTGGTAGCGCCACCATTTTCCATCCGGAAATaacctgaaaaataaaaaaaataaaaaaaggaaaattagTTTTCTTTTCTCATGTCTGCTGGTTTTGCTAATGCTGGATTTTTTGTCCTGCTTTTTTAAACTAAATCCACTTTGGCCTTGGTTATAGACCCGAGGAtggaattcaaataatttgtaACAGCCTCATGCAGAATATCTGACGAAAAAGATGGCGacaaaaggaaaacaaaatacACACTCATTTCGCGAGTATAGTCGAAAGGACATGGTTCGAGCCCAAGGTGAATTTGAATCTTTACTAAAGTGTGGTTTGTGTCATAATGAGGTAGATTTTTGTTCGCTGCTCGATATCTTTCCGAGTGGGGttgttttgcgacgatttcaaatcgtcgcggccgataaggtgggaaattgataatattgCCCTCACGAGAAGTAACTTGTATTTCGACAcgggtaaaaaaaatataaacattcGCCCCATATGGTGTCAAGTGACGTCATGAAATGAGCTATGACAGATGCTAGATGTCAAATTTCGCATGCGCAGGGGTCATGCTTTTAGAACTGTCAGCACGCAATGGCAAATGAGTTCAATGTTAGTAATTGTTTTGTGACAAATGAGTTCAATGCCTACACGCTTAAAAATGGTTGCCCATTTTATTCCATAAGTCTAATATTACCCAAATGAAACTAAATTCAAATAAACCGACATAAATAAATTAACTACGCATTATTGaccatgttttttttatagctGGTcaatccagcattttacgtgcaGTAATGGCCGCCACAATTTTACTCACATTTTGGTAGGATGCATTcgatttgacgtttggcttTGGCACGCTTAGCTTAGTTTACCCATAAATGGGTAACCATTTCACTCATATATGGGTAAATGAAACATTACCGATATTATAAGTAAACTTTACTTATAAAATAGGTGAATTTCACTCATATTATCGGTAAGTCGGTCTTACCTATTTTTGGGTGATGGAGTTTACCCatttttggatgaaaaaaatatcttgTAAACAATTCCGCACAACATGAAGATTCGAAAACAGAAGCTCCCGAAAATTTGTCCTGCTGATTTTAGCTAATTTATATTCCGCAGCCGAATTATCAACGAATCATGCGCTTCCAAGGTTAAGGTGGTTGCAAACAATGTAAGTTAATCTAATTTTGTATAGTTCTTAATGATTTTCATTTCTGTTTTTGGTTTTGCAGAGTCATCGCATGGAAACCCCGGTGCCAGTCACAAATTCGAAGGGTAACGATGCAGGCAATGTACGATTGCATCAAGCGTAATGAAAATGTTATAAAAACGGATGCACCAGCGGCACATAAAGAACAACTATTCCATGTCGGAGATTGCCTGCAAGCAACTACAAAGCCAAGAATGGGATTTTCGTCGGTACGTCGTTGTCCGGAActgaaaaatgattcgataagAATTCGAAGGCTATCATCCGAGCCGAGATCCGAGCTATCATCAGCATCATTATTATGTAAGTTCACAACTTTCCTTATTTGTTGAAAATATATAACTGACTCCCTTATCTAAACGCAGGTATACGCTCGACATAGAAGCCATCAGCTGTTTCTAAATGTTGGAAAACATGTTGTATGATCTTATCAGCGATACCAATACCGATGTGCTGGATTTAGAATTATTAGAATCTTCCGAGACTTCACAGAGTGTCCCCGATTAACTAGATCAGGAGAAACCCGTTTGCAGGTCGCATGGCTACCAAGCAGACCAAATCAAAAATGCAATACTATCTGGCACCGGAGGATGCTCTCCAATTCGCGTACGCAATTTTCCGGCTTGTGATCCTGCAGGAATTCGGCTCAACATGGAGATCTGCAGACTATTCGCGCTTCGCAGCGCGTAATCGGTATGAAGTTTGATGGATTTATGTTCAAGTGTAAAGTGGCAAGGACGATCACTCATGACTTTCGGTTCAACGAGAAGACAACGATTGTGAATCAACTTTCCGAGAGCATCCAAAAGCGACTTCACTTCCAGCTTGGTAATATTTCCTGCTGCTTCGCGTTTGTCTTAACCGGTCCTTTTTGGCAACAAATTATCAATATGTTGTAATAATCATGAAGATAGCAGAAGGCAATTGTATTAGGTTTTcaatttataataaataattattattgcttcctattttttttaatatttattatttgatAATAACTGCgaactttttggaaatattgcTGCAAACCTCACTATACAAAAGCttgaaaatttactcaaatgtaGGTAAAATTCACCTAGGAAGTTTTGTTCTAATTCACCCAAATATAGGTAAATTATGGTTTACCCATAAATCGGTAAAGGACACTTCACCCATAAATACGTATGTGCACTTTTCGCTGATTATAGGTACTCTTCACCCATATTTAggtgaactgaactaagcgtgtGTGTCGTAGGACATCgcagcgatcatcatcatcatgaattCATCATTATGATGATGACATATTAACGTTTAGTGTCATACGACACAAGCAAAATTTCAAACTGTTTCCACCCTACCAAAACTGAGTTGGATTGTGGCGGCCATTAGCgctcgtaaaatgctggatagtagagtcctataagaagagtaacgtcatgtgttaagtttgacaggtctcctgctcgtttggaacgcgcatttgtatggaaatgacagacgattctgttccaattccaATAGTCACTGTAGTCAATAGTTATAACAGTACATTTAAAGCGTCTAGCAGTGGCCGAGGACGTTGACAATTTCTGTACCTCCAATAGTTTTCAAATAAAGTTTGATTTTCATAAGGAATAAAATTCTTCCAGATCAATATCACTTTCGAGAAGAAGGAGAATGTGCGGAGCTATATGTAAATCTGACAGCACTGCTGCTTAAGCTTGACATTACGTGTGACCCCTTGATGCGTTACGTTTGCCGACGTCACATCGAGCAAGCATTCACTCGCCAAATGCGCGCGGCTTTCGAGTGCTAGCAGTTGAAGAGGTAAGACCGTGTAGACGTTGATGCGTGACTGGGTGATTCCTAGGAGTTAGAGACACAAACATAAACACAACCGTTTCTATCTCTACAAACATTTCTCTAATAAAAAGGTTCCATAGCAGTCGCTAGAGCCGGAAGCGGTCAACAAGCCGCTCCATACTCTCCTCCTCTATCTTCTATTCTCGCACAAGTTTTCtaccctgaaactgaactgtttcGGATCCCTTATGGGTCTGAAGCAGAGGACGGGACGCTCGAGCCTACCAGTCAGTGGATGGAAAGGTCCGTTGTGATAAAGGGTCTATCACAAGCCTCGGATAACCTGGAATAAGTTTTCCACGAGTCAAGTTCACATTGatgttatgaattctataaattaatcgtcacgttgaaaatttaagccaGCAGTGTAAACGTATTGCCTAATGTCATACAACGTAGATTGGCGACGGCCCGGGAATACGTTGAGTATAACAAGAATAacaagtctgactgaattcgccctatagtagaccccctgggggtccataataggaatttgcttccctatagccgacacttcatttgctttttatgtttcgtttcgggacgttttCCTTCCCTACctattttatggaaatttatttCGCTGGTTACGAAGTTCAGCATTTCACCAGGGCTTTCTGCTAATACCGTGATTATTACTTCGGCAACGAGGTACCATCAATTGAAAAACTTCATACAGTTTGTCATAGAACAAAACAACATTACCATCGATAGAACGCGCCTCGTAGCTCAGAATTGAGAGAGAAACATTCGCATCGCCGGAGGTCGAAATCTATAGGATCTGGATAGCGTTCAGTTTGAGCGGGTACGAAACTGCAAAAATCCATTTGTAATAGCACTGGCgggtggggccctccttagccgtgcggtaagacgcgcgtctacaaagcaagaccatgctgagggtggctgggttcgattcccgatgctggtctaggcaattttcggatttaaAATTGTCACGACTtcgctgggcataaaagtatcatcgtgttagcctcatgatatacgaatgcaaaaatggtaacttggcttagaaacctcgcagttaataactgtggaagtgcttaatgaacactaagctgcgaggcggctctgtcccagtgtggggatgtaatgccaataagaagaagaagagactGGCGGGTGATGATCATCTGTTGGTAGGAGGGGCAAGGCTGGCTGTGAAACTTTTAAAATGTCCGACGAGTTCGTGAACACAAGATCAAGCACTCTACTATTACGATTCGAAATGGAGTTGATTtgcacaaaagatattttagttaccagatgaagattgtcgcttcggttccctttgttctgctgtccggaacatgttgggtacctgtagtagataagatcaggTCTATAAAGTATCGAACATAGACCCGCTGGAGTGACAGCCTAAAGCGTTACCCTTGGCTCTCTCCGCTTCTTGCTAAGCATATAAACATGTAGTGCTTAAAggacccgaaaactttttctaacaggAAATTTatctaaatatgatattggtgGCGTGAGAGCTGAATTTGTGTCATTAATGTCATTACATTCCgtgagattttttaaatttcgcttTGTATTTGGAACAATGacctgttcgacaaagttctagaaCGCTTTAAATActacatgttaataaaaaaaatccgaactgtaaatgactttttAAGAAAGTTTTTaggaaattagtaatagcaacgccataaaaattgatttgcttattttctcactcctttcttccttttcgtgCCATCCCATCCCATCGCTATTTTTATTGAcgttctaggttcgaatcccgttgggGTCATAAATTTTTTGTAACTGCTTACTGAAAActttcgcgaaaagtgagtgaggcgTGATGAAACggaaaaagaaattcatcaagtagggagtgagtgccccgtgcgtataatggaccccctgaacaaaatccCAAATTAAACGCTGGAATCGACAATTTTCTGCAAGATTTCGTCgggtgaagttgcttcatgtaaCAGGACAGCAGTTCCATACATTTGCTATGGACAGGGAAACagaaatttagttatattaactaatttgtaaatgtaaatatgCTAGAGGGTCCATTATTAGCACACAAGGGGAGGTCCATTATAGGCAAAAGGAACATGTgggaatggaacatgtaaatcaaatgagGGGACTATGGGAGAGTACGGTTCACCGCATAGGAATATTTGCGTAGGTTTCGGATAACCGGAAAAAGGGGATCGACCACGGtttaattaataaaatgtaCAAAAGCTTTTACTGTACGTCTGTAATCGTAAGGGTACAAAGTTGAACTGAAAACTTATATTTCTGTTGGCGGCTTCCAGGAGCCAGGGAGCGTCAGTCGCCCCAGCGTTAAAGATACGGGTGAGATGACCAACCGTTGAATGACGAGGGG is a genomic window containing:
- the LOC134204710 gene encoding uncharacterized protein LOC134204710, which translates into the protein MSYFRMENGGATKEFAFLLCGSDNRYKKGPCHLWHSVGEKGSRLFYVFLHCRWCVELMEEVTNTSWRSNSPCKRSIIRGEKDIRGHLVTQFITSVGASVVG